A genomic segment from bacterium encodes:
- a CDS encoding ferritin, which yields MISKKIEEGFNKQLNAELYAAYLYFAIGAWFEERNLDGFAHWMKAQAFEETSHAMRFYKHVLNRGGHPTFSAIAKPEGAWNTPQEAFAAAYEHEVKVTKMINDLVDLAQAEKDNAALRGILDWFVNEQIEEEEQTMVAVDRLKMLGDDKQALYLLDKEYGARPLVTTAFIINPNAAGAAADAGA from the coding sequence ATGATCTCGAAGAAGATAGAAGAAGGCTTCAACAAGCAGCTTAACGCCGAGCTTTACGCGGCGTACCTCTATTTCGCCATAGGAGCGTGGTTCGAGGAGCGCAACCTCGACGGTTTTGCACATTGGATGAAGGCTCAGGCGTTCGAGGAGACGAGCCATGCCATGCGCTTCTACAAGCATGTTCTGAACCGCGGCGGGCATCCCACGTTCTCGGCTATAGCAAAGCCCGAGGGCGCCTGGAACACGCCTCAAGAGGCGTTTGCTGCAGCATACGAGCACGAAGTAAAGGTCACGAAGATGATAAACGACCTCGTTGACCTTGCTCAGGCTGAAAAAGACAACGCCGCGCTGCGGGGAATCCTCGACTGGTTCGTAAACGAGCAAATCGAAGAAGAGGAGCAGACCATGGTCGCCGTGGACCGGCTCAAGATGCTCGGAGACGACAAGCAGGCGCTCTACCTCCTAGACAAGGAGTACGGTGCCCGGCCTCTTGTCACGACCGCTTTCATTATAAACCCCAACGCTGCCGGCGCTGCAGCCGACGCAGGAGCGTAA
- a CDS encoding ferritin family protein codes for MGISFNAEEILGIAVQIERNGQKFYKQAASNIANEEHKKLLEELAAMEVAHEKYFSGMLNSLSPDERGTKDYDLDNEAAGYLKNVADGNVFDYRKDPTELLKGIESIDDILRTAIGMEKESVVFYSGIRQMVPEHMGSERIDEIIKEELSHISLLSRELIAVGK; via the coding sequence ATGGGTATCAGCTTCAATGCGGAAGAGATACTCGGAATAGCGGTGCAGATAGAGCGCAACGGCCAGAAGTTCTACAAACAGGCGGCGTCCAACATCGCTAACGAAGAACACAAAAAGCTTCTTGAGGAGCTTGCCGCGATGGAAGTCGCGCACGAGAAATATTTTTCAGGGATGCTCAACTCTCTCTCCCCTGACGAGCGCGGCACCAAGGACTACGACCTCGATAACGAAGCCGCAGGATACCTCAAGAACGTGGCCGACGGCAACGTATTCGACTACCGCAAGGACCCAACAGAACTCCTCAAGGGTATCGAATCCATAGACGATATTCTCAGAACGGCAATCGGCATGGAGAAGGAATCGGTGGTCTTCTACTCAGGAATCAGGCAGATGGTCCCCGAGCATATGGGCTCGGAGCGCATCGACGAGATAATAAAAGAAGAGCTCTCGCACATCAGCCTCCTGTCCCGAGAGCTCATAGCCGTAGGGAAGTAA